The Oxalobacteraceae bacterium OTU3CINTB1 genome includes a window with the following:
- the ribA gene encoding GTP cyclohydrolase II, with translation MLQSAETPAKDELDYMTSCALPTPWAQFTLHAFVEKATGKEHLAMVLGDIGDGEPVLARVHSECLTGDVLFSQRCDCGAQLEGALKKIAAEGRGVLLYLRQEGRGIGLINKIRAYRLQEAGADTVQANEQLGFKPDQRTYGLVKPMLAQFDVKSLRLMTNNPRKIDAMTKLGIEVAERVPLLVNRNAFNQHYLNTKAAKLGHMMTPLTPAAVEDGAL, from the coding sequence ATGTTGCAGAGCGCGGAAACACCGGCAAAAGACGAATTGGACTACATGACTTCGTGCGCCCTGCCGACGCCCTGGGCACAGTTCACCTTGCACGCCTTTGTCGAAAAGGCCACCGGCAAGGAACATCTGGCCATGGTGCTGGGCGATATCGGCGATGGCGAGCCGGTGCTGGCACGCGTGCACTCTGAGTGCCTGACCGGCGACGTGCTGTTCTCGCAACGTTGCGATTGCGGCGCCCAACTGGAAGGCGCGCTCAAGAAGATCGCCGCCGAAGGCCGCGGCGTGCTGCTGTACCTGCGCCAGGAAGGCCGCGGTATCGGCCTGATCAACAAGATCCGCGCCTATCGCCTGCAAGAGGCCGGCGCCGACACGGTCCAGGCCAACGAGCAGCTGGGCTTCAAACCGGACCAGCGCACCTACGGGCTGGTCAAGCCGATGCTGGCCCAGTTCGACGTTAAAAGCCTGCGCCTGATGACCAATAATCCGCGTAAGATTGATGCCATGACCAAACTTGGCATCGAGGTGGCCGAGCGCGTACCACTGCTCGTCAACCGCAATGCGTTCAACCAGCATTATCTGAACACCAAAGCTGCCAAGCTGGGCCATATGATGACGCCTTTGACGCCCGCCGCCGTGGAAGATGGCGCGCTCTGA
- a CDS encoding LysR family transcriptional regulator, translating into MLRLSLEALQIVDAIDRRGSFSAAGKELHRVPSTISYTVGKLEDDLGVQVFERNGPRVVLTAAGVELLKEGRYLLKAAQDLEHRVRRVASGWETELAVGMDSMFSPCMFLEDINAFYEVAQQTRLRVVKETLSGAWEALLDRRADLLVGVAGDGPAGGGYVSEPIGKVEFVFAVAPSHPLAAVDGALGRVHLQQYRAVSVADSARQLAPRTVGLLLGQDTLTVPDMKTKLQFQLAGTGFGFLPEPCARAAIDAGLLVEKQVEEPKPAETFYLAWRSGEHGAALNWWIARMRKPGLFERLLRHLPHHTQSV; encoded by the coding sequence ATGCTCAGATTAAGCCTCGAAGCGCTGCAAATCGTCGACGCCATCGACCGTCGCGGATCGTTCTCGGCCGCCGGCAAGGAGTTGCACCGCGTACCGTCGACCATCTCTTATACGGTCGGCAAACTGGAGGACGACCTGGGCGTCCAGGTGTTCGAGCGCAACGGCCCGCGCGTGGTCCTGACGGCGGCCGGCGTCGAACTGTTGAAAGAAGGGCGCTACCTGCTCAAGGCCGCGCAGGACCTGGAGCACCGGGTGCGGCGCGTGGCGTCCGGCTGGGAGACCGAGTTGGCGGTGGGCATGGATTCGATGTTCTCGCCCTGCATGTTCTTGGAGGACATCAACGCCTTCTACGAGGTCGCCCAGCAAACCCGGCTGCGCGTGGTGAAGGAGACGCTGTCGGGCGCCTGGGAGGCGCTGCTGGACCGCCGTGCCGACCTGCTGGTGGGCGTGGCCGGCGACGGTCCGGCCGGCGGCGGCTATGTCTCCGAGCCGATCGGCAAGGTCGAGTTCGTCTTTGCGGTGGCGCCGTCGCACCCGCTGGCCGCCGTCGACGGCGCGCTCGGCCGCGTGCATTTACAACAATACCGGGCCGTCAGCGTTGCCGATTCGGCCCGCCAACTGGCGCCGCGCACCGTCGGCCTGCTGCTGGGGCAGGATACCCTGACCGTGCCGGACATGAAAACCAAGCTGCAATTCCAGCTGGCCGGCACCGGCTTCGGTTTCCTGCCGGAGCCGTGCGCGCGCGCCGCCATCGACGCCGGCCTGCTGGTGGAAAAACAGGTCGAGGAGCCGAAGCCGGCCGAAACCTTCTACCTGGCCTGGCGCAGCGGCGAGCATGGCGCCGCGCTGAACTGGTGGATCGCCCGCATGCGGAAGCCGGGCCTGTTCGAGCGCTTGCTGCGTCATTTACCCCACCACACGCAATCCGTTTGA
- a CDS encoding pirin family protein: MLQIRKSEERGLANHGWLNSRHSFSFGSYHDPKHVGFGPLLVINEDQVEAGQGFGTHGHRDMEIISYVLSGALEHKDSMGTGSVLHYGDVQRMSAGTGVRHSEFNGSQKDQVHFLQIWIQPGQAGIPPSYEEKHFTPESKQGQLRLIASNDGREGSVLVHQDAAIYATIMAAGDNLKHELGKGRIAYVHVIRGDVTVNGTALKGGDALKLTEENLVTLEQATDAEVLVFDLPS, translated from the coding sequence ATGTTGCAAATTCGTAAAAGTGAAGAACGCGGTCTGGCAAATCATGGCTGGTTGAATTCCCGCCACAGCTTCTCGTTCGGCAGCTACCATGATCCGAAACACGTCGGCTTCGGCCCGCTGCTGGTGATCAACGAAGACCAGGTCGAAGCCGGCCAGGGCTTCGGCACCCACGGCCACCGCGACATGGAGATCATTTCGTACGTGCTGAGCGGCGCGCTGGAGCATAAAGACAGCATGGGTACCGGTTCGGTGCTGCATTACGGCGACGTTCAACGCATGAGCGCCGGCACCGGCGTGCGTCACAGCGAGTTCAACGGTTCGCAAAAGGACCAGGTGCACTTCCTGCAAATCTGGATCCAGCCAGGTCAGGCCGGCATTCCTCCAAGCTACGAGGAAAAGCACTTCACGCCGGAGAGCAAACAAGGCCAGCTGCGACTGATCGCTTCGAACGATGGCCGCGAAGGCTCGGTGCTGGTGCATCAGGATGCCGCGATCTATGCGACGATCATGGCTGCCGGCGACAACCTGAAACACGAGCTGGGCAAAGGCCGCATCGCCTACGTCCATGTGATCCGGGGCGACGTGACCGTGAACGGCACCGCGCTCAAAGGCGGTGACGCGCTCAAGCTGACCGAGGAAAACCTTGTGACGCTGGAACAGGCAACCGATGCCGAAGTGCTGGTGTTTGATTTACCAAGTTAA